A stretch of the Mycobacteroides immunogenum genome encodes the following:
- a CDS encoding DUF732 domain-containing protein: protein MVALWAMLTGLSATVSVGTAWADGKSYLQKLHDAGINTPRGEYELKEWGHEICALRTRGKPPRQWVEQTVYQSALHPPYGLTEEQANTIVDIAVNELCDDRDGPPPYEPQP from the coding sequence GTGGTGGCCCTCTGGGCAATGTTGACCGGCCTGTCCGCCACCGTGAGTGTTGGTACGGCATGGGCAGACGGCAAGTCGTATCTGCAGAAACTGCACGATGCTGGAATCAACACTCCGCGTGGCGAGTACGAGCTCAAAGAATGGGGACATGAAATATGTGCGCTCAGGACCAGGGGTAAGCCGCCGCGGCAGTGGGTTGAGCAGACTGTCTATCAGTCGGCCCTGCACCCACCGTACGGACTGACCGAAGAGCAAGCCAACACGATCGTCGACATCGCGGTGAACGAGCTGTGTGACGACCGCGATGGGCCGCCGCCGTACGAACCCCAGCCGTAG
- a CDS encoding MlaD family protein, whose amino-acid sequence MTLRATAVFVAFAVMVAACLTYIARLGVHVGVPDNRTNLSMDVADVNNLVIGSNVLLRGVPVGKIDNIETSTANATIHFYIDNRFAVPADSVVRLENLSALGESYLELEPKTAGGQVFRDGQRVAPAAIVAPKSISELGSSVVRVLNQLDPEQLQHVVGQADAALPDPYSVLPNLERASQVLNNTTIGLDGRGRQALENLQSLLENAGFVGSLLAQSAPSIKAAGEYLVKLWRGGANNALRNDMPGSVYIFGRFMQRIQQFLDDRGADLRVLTEPLTPNIQAIASALGNIDSSQILTNLLAATPPDGAIELHVALPRTGQTLPTAGG is encoded by the coding sequence GTGACATTGAGAGCAACAGCGGTTTTCGTAGCATTCGCGGTGATGGTCGCCGCGTGCCTGACGTACATCGCGCGCCTGGGGGTACACGTCGGTGTACCCGATAACCGGACGAACCTGTCGATGGATGTCGCGGATGTGAACAATCTGGTGATCGGCTCCAACGTGCTACTCCGTGGCGTACCGGTAGGCAAGATCGACAATATCGAGACGTCGACTGCCAACGCCACCATTCACTTCTATATCGACAACCGATTCGCAGTGCCCGCCGACAGTGTTGTCCGGCTGGAAAACCTGTCCGCGCTCGGCGAGTCATATCTCGAACTGGAGCCGAAGACTGCCGGTGGGCAGGTATTCAGAGATGGACAGCGCGTTGCGCCGGCGGCGATTGTCGCGCCAAAGTCGATCTCGGAACTGGGTTCGAGTGTGGTACGGGTGCTGAACCAGCTCGACCCCGAACAGCTTCAGCATGTCGTCGGCCAGGCCGATGCCGCGCTGCCTGACCCCTATTCCGTACTGCCCAACCTGGAACGCGCGAGCCAGGTTCTCAACAACACCACCATCGGTCTCGATGGAAGAGGCAGACAAGCTTTGGAGAATCTTCAGAGCCTTTTGGAGAATGCGGGATTCGTTGGTTCATTGCTTGCGCAGTCGGCGCCGAGTATCAAGGCGGCAGGGGAATATCTGGTCAAGCTATGGCGGGGCGGGGCTAATAATGCCTTGCGGAATGACATGCCCGGATCGGTCTACATCTTCGGCAGATTCATGCAACGCATCCAACAGTTCCTAGACGACAGAGGTGCTGATCTTCGGGTGCTCACCGAACCTCTTACCCCCAATATCCAGGCTATTGCCAGCGCGCTGGGCAATATCGACAGTAGCCAGATCTTGACCAATCTCTTGGCGGCGACGCCGCCAGATGGCGCGATCGAACTGCACGTCGCTCTGCCGCGGACCGGTCAAACACTTCCTACGGCCGGTGGCTGA
- a CDS encoding MlaD family protein encodes MTTRVRLLICAVIGAMSITGCSSLSVDAIPMPGHSYRDGYDIIAEFANVLNLPDRAKVVLDGTKVGEVSKVAEVGTHVDVTARIQGGVQVPSNVTAVLQQATVLGDIYLALEPVTGGAEPAPVLRAGGRIPLQQTVSPPQIEDTIASLANFIGSGSIQRSQNTLVRLNRITPPKEEVHRVVSQVTTDLNQVSDNIDTVDVMIKSLEQTSNVAASWAPQMSFWFTPQGVRGFQRSTVIAREFGNLLPSIGTIYSSGYWLVPAFASLGNAMTAVQGTKQVVEGEYPRWRKFMNEYFLPQDKYPAINITSIVGPDGRELSGNVEQVLRMLGAVP; translated from the coding sequence ATGACTACTCGAGTGCGACTTCTGATTTGTGCGGTGATCGGCGCGATGAGCATCACCGGCTGCTCGTCGCTATCGGTCGATGCCATCCCGATGCCGGGGCACTCCTATCGCGACGGCTACGACATCATCGCCGAGTTCGCCAATGTCCTCAATCTGCCGGACAGGGCCAAAGTAGTCCTGGATGGCACGAAGGTGGGAGAGGTCAGCAAGGTGGCCGAGGTCGGTACCCATGTCGATGTCACGGCACGTATTCAGGGTGGTGTTCAGGTACCGTCCAATGTGACGGCGGTGCTGCAGCAAGCCACTGTGCTCGGGGATATCTACTTGGCGCTGGAGCCTGTGACCGGTGGTGCCGAACCCGCACCGGTGTTACGGGCCGGCGGACGAATTCCCCTGCAACAAACCGTATCTCCGCCGCAGATAGAGGACACCATTGCCAGTCTGGCAAACTTCATCGGTAGCGGATCCATTCAGCGCTCGCAGAACACCCTGGTACGGCTGAACCGGATCACGCCGCCGAAAGAAGAAGTGCACAGGGTGGTTTCGCAGGTCACCACCGATCTGAATCAGGTCTCCGACAACATCGACACCGTCGACGTCATGATCAAGAGCCTGGAACAGACATCGAATGTGGCTGCTTCGTGGGCCCCGCAGATGAGCTTCTGGTTTACCCCGCAAGGCGTACGCGGGTTCCAGCGATCCACCGTCATCGCGAGGGAATTCGGCAATCTGCTGCCCTCCATCGGAACGATTTACAGCAGTGGATACTGGCTGGTTCCCGCGTTCGCGTCGCTGGGCAACGCGATGACTGCGGTACAGGGAACGAAACAAGTTGTGGAAGGGGAGTACCCGCGTTGGCGCAAGTTCATGAACGAGTACTTCTTGCCTCAGGATAAGTATCCGGCGATCAACATCACGTCCATCGTCGGGCCCGACGGGCGTGAACTGTCGGGCAATGTCGAGCAGGTACTGCGGATGTTGGGAGCTGTTCCGTGA
- a CDS encoding alpha/beta hydrolase fold domain-containing protein, whose amino-acid sequence MCSSAVCPPFDPELEAILAAVADQIPAVTAETIGELRQAPLPGVATDDDLAAAGLIRSEVTIPGYEGAELVASVIRRADKSSVGPGIYHVHGGGMIAGNPMVGIAQIMPWIVEHDAVAVTLEYRLAPEFPDPYPVEDCYAGLLWTAEQAAQLGIDRDRLIIVGASAGGGLAAGCALMARDRSGPGLAGQVLICPMLDDRDQTASTVQYENAGLWIRSSNVVGWDALLGDRRATDNVSIYAAPARARDLAGLPPTFIDCGSAEVFRDEDVEYATRLWCAGVQAELHVWPGGFHGFDMVAPHTALAQTATATRNDWIARLFAHA is encoded by the coding sequence ATGTGCAGTTCAGCGGTATGCCCGCCATTCGATCCCGAGTTGGAAGCGATCCTGGCCGCGGTGGCCGATCAGATACCCGCGGTCACGGCGGAGACGATCGGGGAGCTACGGCAGGCCCCCTTACCCGGAGTCGCTACCGATGATGACCTGGCGGCGGCCGGCCTGATCCGGAGTGAGGTGACCATCCCGGGGTATGAAGGCGCCGAGCTTGTCGCCTCGGTAATCCGGCGAGCGGACAAATCCAGTGTGGGGCCAGGCATTTACCATGTGCATGGCGGAGGCATGATCGCCGGAAATCCGATGGTCGGTATTGCCCAGATCATGCCGTGGATCGTGGAACACGATGCCGTCGCGGTGACCCTGGAATACCGGCTGGCGCCGGAATTCCCAGACCCCTATCCGGTCGAGGACTGCTACGCCGGGCTGCTCTGGACCGCTGAACAGGCTGCTCAACTCGGGATAGATAGGGATCGACTGATCATTGTCGGTGCCAGCGCGGGTGGAGGTCTCGCGGCCGGTTGCGCGTTGATGGCACGCGATCGCAGCGGTCCCGGCCTGGCCGGGCAGGTACTGATCTGTCCGATGCTCGACGACCGTGATCAGACCGCTTCGACTGTCCAATACGAGAACGCCGGCCTGTGGATCCGCTCAAGTAACGTGGTGGGCTGGGACGCGCTGCTCGGCGACCGGCGTGCCACCGACAACGTGTCTATCTACGCCGCGCCGGCCCGTGCGAGGGATCTTGCCGGGCTGCCGCCCACCTTCATCGACTGTGGTTCGGCGGAGGTCTTTCGCGACGAGGACGTCGAATACGCGACACGTTTGTGGTGCGCGGGCGTACAGGCTGAGTTGCATGTGTGGCCCGGTGGATTCCACGGATTCGATATGGTCGCTCCGCATACCGCGTTGGCTCAGACGGCGACCGCGACGAGAAACGACTGGATTGCAAGGCTTTTCGCACACGCATGA